The nucleotide sequence gagatgttggtgtggatggtgggtaaagacagatcagagatgttggtgtggatggtgggtaaagacagattagagatgttggtgtggatggtgggtaaagacagatcagagatgttggtgtggatggtgggtaaagacagattagagatgttggtgtggatggtgggtaaagacagttcagagatgttggtgtggattttgggtaaagacagatcagagatgttggtgtggatggtgggtaaagacagatcagagatgttggtgtggatggtgggtaaagacagatcagagatgttggtgtggatggtgggtaaagacagattagagatgttggtgtggatggtgggtaaagacagatcagagatgttggtgtggatggtggggaaagacagatcagagatgttggtgtggatggtgggtaaagacagatcagagatgttggtgtggatggtgggtaaagacagatcagagatgttggtgtggatggtgggtaaagacagatcagagatgttggtgtggatggtgggtaaagacagatcagagatgttggtgtggatggtgggtagacagattagagatgttggtgtggatggtgggtagacagatcagagatgttggtgtggatggtgggtagacagattagagatgttggtgtggatggtgggtaaagacagatcagagatgttggtgtggatggtgggtaaagacagatcagagatgttggtgtggatggtgggtaaagacagatcagagatgttggtgtggatggtgggtaaagacagattagagatgttggtgtggatggtgggtaaagacagatcagagatgttggtgtggatggtgggtaaagacagatcagagatgttggtgtggatggtgggtaaagacagatcagagatgttggtgtggatggtgggtaaagacagatcagagatgttggtgtggatggtgggtaaagacagattagagatgttggtgtggatggtgggtaaagacagatcagagatgttggtgtggatggtgggtaaagacagattagagatgttggtgtggatggtgggtaaagacagatcagagatgttggtgtggatggtgggtaaagacagatcagagatgttggtgtggatggtggggaaagacagatcagagatgttggtgtggatggtgggtaaagacagatcagagatgttggtgtggatggtgggtaaagacagatcagagatgttggtgtggatggtggggaaagacagattagagatgttggtgtggatggtgggtaaagacagatcagagatgttggtgtggatggtgggtaaagacagattagagatgttggtgtggatggtgggtaaagacagatcagagatgttggtgtggatggtgggtaaagacagattagagatgttggtgtggatggtgggtaaagacagattagagatgttggtgtggatggtgggtaaagacagatcagagatgatggtgtggatggtgggtaaagacagattagagatgttggtgtggatggtgggtaaagacagatcagagatgttggtgtggatggtgggtaaagacagatcagagatgttggtgtggatggtgggtaaagacagatcagagatgttggtgtggatggtgggtaaagacagatcagagatgttggtgtggatggtgggtaaagacagatcagagatgttggtgtggatggtgggtaaagacagattagagatgttggtgtggatggtgggtaaagacagatcagagatgttggtgtggatggtggggaaagacagatcagagatgttggtgtggatggtgggtaaagacagatcagagatgttggtgtggatggtgggtaaagacagatcagagatgttggtgtggatggtgggtaaagacagatcagagatgttggtgtggatggtgggtaaagacagatcagagatgttggtgtggatggtgggtaaagacagattagagatgttggtgtggatggtggtTAAAgacagattagagatgttggtgtggatgttgGGTAAAgacagattagagatgttggtgtggatggtgggtaaagacagattagagatgttggtgtggatggtgggtaaagacagatcagagatgttggtgtggatggtgggtaaagacagattagagatgttggtgtggatggtgggtaaagacagatcagagatgttggtgtggatggtgggtaaagacagatcagagatgttggtgtggatggtggggaaagacagatcagagatgttggtgtggatggtgggtaaagacagatcagagatgttggtgtggatggtgggtaaagacagatcagagatgttggtgtggatggtgggtaaagacagattagagatgttggtgtggatggtgggtaaagacagattagagatgttggtgtggatggtgggtaaagacagatcagagatgttggtgtggatggtggggaaagacagatcagagatgttggtgtggatggtgggtaaagacagatcagagatgttggtgtggatggtggggaaagacagatcagagatgttggtgtggatggtgggtaaagacagatcagagatgttggtgtggatggtgggtaaagacagatcagagatgttggtgtggatggtggggaaagacagatcagagatgttggtgtggatggtgggtaaagacagatcagagatgttggtgtggatggtgggtaaagacagatcagagatgttggtgtggatggtgggtaaagacagattagagctgttggtgtggatggtgggtaaagacagatcagagatgttggtgtggatggtggggaaagacagattagagatgttggtgtggatggtgggtaaagacagatcagagatgttggtgtggatggtgggtaaagacagattagagatgttggtgtggatggtgggtaaagacagatcagagatgttggtgtggatggtgggtaaagacagattagagatgttggtgtggatggtgggtaaagacagatcagagatgttggtgtggatggtgggtaaagacagatcagagatgttggtgtggatggtgggtaaagacagatcagagatgttggtgtggatggtgggtaaagacagatcagagatgttggtgtggatggtgggtaaagacagattagagatgttggtgtggatggtgggtaaagacagatcagagatgttggtgtggatggtgggtaaagacagattagagatgttggtgtggatggtgggtaaagacagatcagagatgttggtgtggatggtgggtaaagacagattagagatgttggtgtggatggtgggtaaagacagatcagagatgttggtgtggatggtgggtaaagacagattagagatgttggtgtggatggtggggaaagacagatcagagatgttggtgtggatggtgggtaaagacagatcagagatgttggtgtggatggtgggtaaagacagattagagatgttggtgtggatggtgggtaaagacagatcagagatgttggtgtggatggtgggtaaagacagatcagagatgttggtgtggatggtggggaaagacagatcagagatgttggtgtggatggtgggtaaagacagattagagatgttggtgtggatggtgggtaaagacagatcagagatgttggtgtggatggtgggtaaagacagatcagagatgttggtgtggatggtggggaaagacagatcagagatgttggtgtggatggtgggtaaagacagatcagagatgttggtgtggatggtgggtaaagacagattagagatgttggtgtggatggtggggaaagacagatcagagatgttggtgtggatggtggggAAAGACAGATTTGCACAACAATGTTTGCAAGTCAAAGCCACAATTTCCTTTACCCAAAATACTCATTCATTGCAAGTAGGCCTATGTATTTACAGGAAGTGACCTAGAATCATCAGTGTCATGACACCAGTATAATGAAAGAGCCATAAGCTGCAATATATACTAGAATGATATTGTGACGATACTGTAATCCAATTAGTAGCATATTACATTGGAAATTCATGCTTAGTGTATCATGTACAATGTTATAATGTGTGTTACTGGTGATTTCTATCCTTTGGTGGGCAAATTTCACAATTCAATTTAGTCAACACATTCACCAAAGGTGGCTTTGATCACAGTTTTGAGGTTGAGGTTGTTTGATGttcatagctagctagcagcacAAGCAACCACTGTTGTGCAAATCTCCCTTCACCCACCATCAACACCAACAATCTCTGCAATCCTCCTCCGTGCCATTGACCTTATGATTTTGTATCTGTATTCTAGCAAAGCAGAATTGGAAAACCAGACACAGCCATGATTGGCTTTCCTACATCTCTTTTGGTTGCGCTTACCCGGAACTAATGACATGCATAACAATGTTTCATGAAGGGAACATATTCACGCAAACATCTGCTCCTCGCCTGATTGGTTACCGACAGCGGTGTCCACGTGCAATTTGCGCAGAGCAGAGCTGAATTTTTTCTATTGCTCAGCTAGCAGGATTCGCCCCGCTCTCCTTCCCACAATCCCCTGCGCATTGCTACTGTTGAAAATGAATGGGGGTGGAACTTCGTCTGGTGAAATgagtaatgtaatggaactgagcgtcatgatcaagggctagcgACACTAGTCGCATTAGCGTGTCACGTTACAATGCATAATATGGAACCTACCAACCTATGCTGGGTAACTGTAAACCTAAATTGTCGTTGTAGTTATAAACTTATCAACAACACATGCATTACCTTCAAGCAATAGATAGTCATGTAAGGATATCTCGATTATCCGCAGATAAATCATCATCCTCAGTGCAGGAGCAATATAGTGAGAGAGACTCATTCTGGCCCTCACTCGTTTTTTCAGTGCATAATTATTTTTTTGCAGGCCATCTAATAATTTGTTCtggtaaaaatgtatttgaactcACATTTCACTATCTGACAATGGTAGGCAACGTTTCAGGCTTTAAATTAGAGATGTACTATTTTATCATGTGTTTTCCCATTTCTAAGCCTTACTGAACAAAGAGCCGTTTGGGAGTCAAATGAACAGCTCATTTATTTGAATGGAGCCAAATGACCTGGCTCACAAAAAGAttcggaatgcccatcactagtGCCGCGTTCAAgataactgggaactctgaaaaatactAGGTCAAATCATGAGGTCAGTGATCtccaggtcggaaagtcggagctatAGAGGCCCGGGTTCCCGAGTTGGAGTGCCGAGTTGGATACCCGTTCAAATCGATTTCTCCAagtcggagcttgtttttttccgagttcaTAGTTGTTTTAAATGCACTGAAGTCAgaagtcagagatttccgagttcccaaaTTCCCTGAAATTTTGAATGCGGCATTGTagacttaagcaataaggcccgaggaggtttgtggtatatggccaatataccatggctaagggctgttttcACGgtacaacgcggagtgcctggacacagctcttagcagtggtatattggccatataccaaaaACCCCAGAggcgccttattgctattataaactggttaccaacgtaattagcgcagtaaaaaaaaaaattgggccgTACCCGTggtatactgtctgatataccatTGCTGTCAGCCAATAAGCATTCATTTTCACGGGATTCACGCATTCAaccagagaggaagagtggaCAATTTCGGCAGAAAATCTGTCCTCTTCCAGCAGGTAGCGTTTTTCGTTGTTCGCCCACCAAGCGAAGATGAGGTCAATGCgttttgaatttggtcaacaacaaaaatgtatggcttatttgctacgtgaggtttattcGATCGTAATGCGTACACTGCTATAAGTAGGACACATAACATCccagcaactttgagaaaaaacaatttatatcggagttgtctcgagatggctatgcatatGCATATTCGTAGCGTCTCTCTCCATTGAAAACACGCGGTTAACGTCAACAACACTCATCGAATATTCAAAATAGGATTAAAACAATgcgatgtatccaccaatccaaagaaatgATCAAAGGGAGCTAGACTGCCCACCGTgctgctttgtggacaacgactcgcGCGGAGAGATATGTAGTATCTTGTCAGAATATCTATTATCTTTGATTCAACAAAATCACGTGAAGTGGGCGGTGCGCGCCACCAGGAAGAAGGACCGGCGCACGCGTGAAGAAGGGAATGATGGTGGATAGGTAGGCAACGCATCACGCTTGACGATAGCTATCGATTTCCAACAGTTCACTAGAGCTAATAGGTCGTACATCACTCAAAGGTACTTGCTGTTACTAGCACTGTAGCTAGTTCCCGTAGAACGACACCCTGGAACATAAAAAAATGCCGAACATTAAGATATTTAGCGGTAGCTCCCATCGGGAACTGTCTCACAAAATCGCCGATCGTCTTGGGATGGAACTCGGGAAGGTTGTGACCAAGAAATTCAGCAATCAAGAAACATGGTAAGTGTAAACGTGTAATGTATAAAAAGCTAATCTGTTTAAATCTTATGTTACAGAAAGATGAGTGAGAAACGTTACGTTAGGGTGCTGCTTCTGACGCTGCCTCGCAAAGGTGCTTGGAACTTGTAGTTTGTCACGCATCTCTTGAGGTTAATTTTAGCGCTCAGTTTGTTGTCTTTAGGGCGAACTACACTTCCCCATACGTTTCAACAAATGTCTGGATATTGTGAGAGCTGACAACCCATACAGGTTATAACCATGATTGAGTGACACGTTTTGTTAAAAACGCACGTGAAACAATTGTTACTTGTGACATTGATGCAACAAGCTGTACACTTGTCAATGTGTGTTGTTCAGTACTTTGCTCATACCATAGTTGTATTGTCACTGATCTTAGCCTACTCAACTCTTCTCTTGTCACTGCACTTCTAAggcccctaaccctaaacacctGTAGGCTGTGGTTTCTCTGTCTCATGAGTATCCATCATCACTAGTGTCATGCTGTGTTAGCAGAGAGTATTGTTTACCCTGTCCTCGCCTTCACTTTTCCTCTCCACTGGGCCCTAACAGTGTTGAGATCGGAGAGAGTGTGCGTGGAGAGGATGTCTACATCGTACAGAGCGGCTGTGGGGAGATCAATGATAATCTGATGGAGCTGCTGATTATGATCAATGCGTGTAAGATCGCCTCGGCCTCCCGTGTCACAGCCGTCATCCCCTGCTTCCCCTACGCACGGCAGGACAAGAAGGACAAGGTGGGGGTGAGGGACAGACACCTAGTTACTTTACTGTTACACCACCAACCATTATACCACATCATcatttcaattcagaaagtaaagtccaaattccaattccaaattTTCTAATTTGAAAAgcattggaatttcagtgtacttcctgaatttaaatggaattgaccccaaccctaccATTATACCACATCACTTCCCAGTGACCCGACCACCCATGTTGTTGCCACTGACTGCATGGACGGACTCCAGCAGGCAGCTACAGCAGATGGATGGGACTGGGAGCATGCCTGGGTTTTGTTTAGATTTTATTTCTCACTGTTTAGTTTTTGCCATCTCCGCTGATTTAAGTTCAACCTCTGTGTGAACTCTGAACCGAGTGAGCAGTCATTGTGGGATCTGTTTGTTGCAGTCACCTGCCTGCCTCCATTCCTCTGATTTATATCAGTGCATGTTCTTGTCCTCCCAATATAATGTATTACATGTTCTATGTGTCTGCCAAAAATATACTGTACAAAAAGTGAACAGTATCATTTTTCTGTAGCAGAGTAGTTTGAAGTTGTTTTTCATTGACTTGAAGTTGGTACATGTGACTAGTTTAGAATAGCCTATCTGCTGCCCCTTGTGGCTTAGGAAGGAAATGTAGTATGGACCAACCTTTAAGATGGAAGACTCAGCTCATATCATGTGATGTGAGCACAGCaaatgagatgtgtgtgtgttcgcttACAGAGTCGGGCGCCCATCTCAGCCAAGCTGGTGGCTAACATGCTGTCTGTGTCTGGGGCTGATCACATCATCACTATGGACCTCCACGCCTCACAGATCCAGGTCAGGAGTAAGGAGGGCACTGGGGTCTGGCAGTAGAGGTCAGGAGTAAGGAGGGCACTGGGGTCTGGCAGTAGAGGTCAGGAGTAAGGAGGGCACTGGGGTCTGGCAGTAGAGGTCAGGAGTAAGGAGAACACTGGGGTCTGGCAGTAGAGGTCAGGAGTAAGGAGAACACTGGGGTCTGGCAGTGGAGGTCAGGAGTAAGGAGAACACTGGGGTCTGGCAGTAGAGGTCAGGAGTAAGGAGAACACTGGGGTCTGGCAGTAGAGGTAAGGAGAACACTGGGGTCTGGCAGTGGAGGTCAGGAGTAAGGAGAACACTGGGGTCTGTCAGTAGAGGTAAGGAGAACACTGGGGTCTGGCAGTGGAGGTCAGGAGTAAGGAGAACACTGGGGTCTGTCAGTAGAGGTCAGGAGTAAGGAGAACACTGGGGTCTGGCAGTAGAGGTCAGGAGTAAGGAGAACACTGGGGTCTGGCAGTAGAGGTAAGGAGAACACTGGGGTCTGGCAGTGGAGGTCAGGAGTAAGGAGAACACTGGGGTCTGTCAGTATAGGTCAGGAGTAAGGAGAACACTGGGGTCTGGCAGTAGAGGTCAGGAGTAAGGAGAACACTGGGGTCTGGCAGAGGATGTCAGGAGTAAGGAGGGCACTGGGGTCTGGCAGTAGAGGTCAGGAGTAAGGAGGGCACTGGGGTCTGGCAGTAGAGGTCAGGAGTAAGGAGGGCACTGGGGTCTGGCAGTAGAGGTCAGGAGTAAGGAGGGCACTGGGGTCTGGCAGTAGAGGTCAGGAATAAGGAGGGCACTGGGGTCTGGCAGTAGAGGTCAGGAGTAAGGAGAACACTGGGGTCTGGCAGTAGAGGTCAGGAGTAAGGAGGGCACTGGGGTCTGGCAGTAGAGGTCAGGAGTAAGGAGGGCACTGGGGTCTGGCAGTAGAGGTCAGGAGTAAGGAGGGCACTGGGGTCTGGCAGTAGAGGTCAGGAGTAAGGAGGGCACTGGGGTCTGGCAGTAGAGGTCAGGAGTAAGGAGGGCACTGGGGTCTGGCAGTAGAGGTCGGGAGTAAGGAGGGCACTGGGGTCTGGCAGTAGAGGTCAGGAGTAAGGAGAACACTGGGGTCTGGCAGTAGAGGTCAGGAGTAAGGAGGGCACTGGGGTCTGGCAGTGAAGGTCAGGAGTAAGGAGGGCACTGGGGTCTGGCAGTGAAGGTCAGGAGTAAGGAGAACACTGGGGTCTGGCAGAGGAGGTCAGGAGTAAGGAGGGCACTGGGGTCTGGCAGTAGAGGTCAGGAGTAAGGAGGGAACTGGGGTCTGGCAGTAGAGGTCAGGAGTAAGGAGGGCACTGGGGTCTGGCAGTAGAGGTCAGGAGTAAGGAGGACACTGGGGTCTGGCAGTAGAGGTTAGGAGCAGGGAGGACACTGGGGTCTGGCAGTAGAGGTTAGGAGCAGGGAGGACACTGGGGTCTGGCAGTAGAGGTTAGGAGCAGGGAGGGCACTGGGGTCTGGCAGTAGAGGTTAGGAGCAGGGAGGACACTGGGGTCTGGCAGTAGAGGTTAGGAGCAGGGAGGGCACTGGGGTCTGGCAGTAGAGGTTAGGAGCAGGGAGGACACTGGGGTCTGGCAGTAGAGGTTAGGAGCAGGGAGGGCACTGGGGTCTGGCAGTAGAGGTTAGGAGTAAGGAGGGCACTGGGGTCTGGCAGAGGAGGTCAGGAGTAAGGAGGGCACTGGGGTCTGGCAGTAGAGGTCAGGAGTAAGGAGGGCACTGGGGTCTGGCAGTGAAGGTCAGGAGTAAGGAGGGCACTGGGGTCTGGCAGTGAAGGTCAGGAGTAAGGAGGGCACTGGGGTCTGGCAGTGAAGGTCAGGAGTAAGGAGAACACTGGGGTCTGGCAGAGGAGGTCAGGAGTAAGGAGGGCACTGGGGTCTGGCAGTAGAGGTCAGGAGTAAGGAGGGCACTGGGGTCTGGCAGTAGAGGTCAGGAGTAAGGAGGGCACTGGGGTCTGGCAGTAGAGGTCAGGAGTAAGGAGGACACTGGGGTCTGGCAGTAGAGGTTAGGAGCAGGGAGGACACTGGGGTCTGGCAGTAGAGGTTAGGAGCAGGGAGGACACTGGGGTCTGGCAGTAGAGGTTAGGAGCAGGGAGGGCACTGGGGTCTGGCAGTAGAGGTTAGGAGCAGGGAGGACACTGGGGTCTGGCAGTAGAGGTTAGGAGCAGGGAGGGCACTGGGGTCTGGCAGTAGAGGTTAGGAGCAGGGAGGACACTGGGGTCTGGCAGTAGAGGTTAGGAGCAGGGAGGGCACTGGGGTCTGGCAGTAGAGGTTAGGAGCAGGGAGGACACTGGGGTCTGGCAGTAGAGGTTAGGAGCAGGGAGGACACTGGGGTCTGGCAGTAGAGGTCAGGAGTAAGGAGGGCACTGGGGTCTGGCAGTAGAGGTCAGGAGTAAGGAGGGCACTGGGGTCTGGCAGTAGAGGTCAGGAGTAAGGAGGGCACTGGGGTCTGGCAGTAGAGGTCAGGAGTAAGGAGGGCACTGGGGTCTGGCAGTAGAGGTCAGGAGTAAGGAGGGCACTGGGGTTTGGCAGAGGAGGTCAGGAGTAAGGAGGGCACTGGGGTCTGGCAGTAGAGGTCAGGAGTAAGGAGGGCACTGGGGTCTGGCAGTAGAGGTCAGGAGTAAGGAGGGCACTGGGGTTTGGCAGAGGAGGTCAGGAGTAAGGAGAACACTGGGGTCTGGCAGTAGAGGTCAGGAGTAAGGAGAACACTGGGGTCTGGCAGTAGAGGTCAGGAGTAAGGAGGGCACTGGGGTCTGGCAGTAGAGGTTAGGAGCAGGGAGGACACTGGGGTCTGGCAGTAGAGGTCAGGAGTAAGGAGAACACTGGGGTCTGGCAGTAGAGGTAAGGAGAACACTGGGGTCTGGCAGTGGAGGTCAGGAGTAAGGAGAACACTGGGGTCTGTCAGTATAGGTCAGGAGTAAGGAGAACACTGGGGTCTGGCAGTAGAGGTCAGGAGTAAGGAGAACACTGGGGTCTGGCAGAGGATGTCAGGAGTAAGGAGGGCACTGGGGTCTGGCAGTAGAGGTCAGGAGTAAGGAGGGCACTGGGGTCTGGCAGTAGAGGTCAGGAGTAAGGAGGGCACTGGGGTCTGGCAGTAGAGGTCAGGAGTAAGGAGGGCACTGGGGTCTGGCAGTAGAGGTCAGGAATAAGGAGGGCACTGGGGTCTGGCAGTAGAGGTCAGGAGTAAGGAGAACACTGGGGTCTGGCAGTAGAGGTCAGGAGTAAGGAGGGCACTGGGGTCTGGCAGTAGAGGTTAGGAGCAGGGAGGACACTGGGGTCTGGCAGTAGAGGTTAGGAGCAGGGAGGGCACTGGGGTCTGGCAGAGGAGGTCAGGAGTAAGGAGGGCACTGGGGTCTGGCAGTAGAGGTTAGGAGCAGGGAGGGCACTGGGGTCTGGCAGTAGAGGTTAGGAGCAGGGAGGACACTGGGGTCTGGCAGTAGAGGTTAGGAGCAGGGAGGGCACTGGGGTCTGGCAGTAGAGGTTAGGAGCAGGGAGGGCACTGGGGTCTGGCAGTAGAGGTTAGGAGCAGGGAGGGCACTGGGGTCTGGCAGTAGAGGTTAGGAGCAGGGAGGACACTGGGGTCTGGCAGTAGAGGTTCAACCAGCCAGGATATAGAGATACACTGAGTCTGTCAGATGTAAATTCTTCTTTTGCGCCCCCAATCCAACAGACAACACAATCagcaaacacacaccacacatggaGTTCTACAGGGGTTAAGTGACTGGCTCAAGGGCACAATGACTAGAGATGGTTCCTGGGATGTGAAACCGCTAGATGGCAGCCTCTGACTCCTGTGTGTCTCTGGTATCTCCAGGGTTTCTTCGACATCCCGGTGGATAACCTGTATGCTGAGCCTGCTGTACTAAAGTGGATCAAGGAGAACATCACAGAGTGGAAGACCTGCACTATCGTCTCTCCAGACGCAGGGGGTGCCAAGAGGTGAGACAGGACAGAGTAGTCAGAAAGATTTTGGTCAGAGGGATTTTGGCCGAAATGTGatgcatcagagagggggaggagacagacggggaaagaaagagaggagtatGGGAACCACTGTCCACGCTAGACAACTGCTTTAAGGACTTCAACTTTCTCTCTTTTACCTTAGGTGGTTTTACCCTTGAACCATGTCTTTCTTTAACTCTGCCTTATCTGTGGTGAAATGGACTTTAGATTCACACGTTTGTGTGTCTAACTGCTCCTTCACACGAGCAAATCTTTAAGCGATAACAATGGACCGACTTGGTGACTGTTGTGCCTCTGACTTGGCTTCCTCTTAACactgtgtgttgtgttctgtgtgacAGAGTGACGTCCATAGCAGACAGACTCAACGTGGACTTTGCTCTGATtcacaaagagagaaagagggccaACGAGGTGGATCGCATGGTGCTGGTCGGGGACGTCACGGACCGGGTAGCCATCTTGGTGGATGACATGGCAGACACCTGTGGTACTATCTGCCACGCGGCCGACAAGTAAGTAAAGTCTCACTTTATGACCTTGACTAATCTTGACACGTATCTATGCCCAAGCAATGGGTGTCTGGGCT is from Salvelinus namaycush isolate Seneca chromosome 17, SaNama_1.0, whole genome shotgun sequence and encodes:
- the LOC120062397 gene encoding ribose-phosphate pyrophosphokinase 1-like isoform X2, with protein sequence MPNIKIFSGSSHRELSHKIADRLGMELGKVVTKKFSNQETCVEIGESVRGEDVYIVQSGCGEINDNLMELLIMINACKIASASRVTAVIPCFPYARQDKKDKSRAPISAKLVANMLSVSGADHIITMDLHASQIQGFFDIPVDNLYAEPAVLKWIKENITEWKTCTIVSPDAGGAKRVTSIADRLNVDFALIHKERKRANEVDRMVLVGDVTDRVAILVDDMADTCGTICHAADKLISAGATKVYAILTHGIFSGPAISRINNACFEAVVVTNTIPQEEKMKTCPKIQVIDISMILAEAIRRTHNGESVSYLFSHVPL
- the LOC120062397 gene encoding ribose-phosphate pyrophosphokinase 1-like isoform X1, which gives rise to MPNIKIFSGSSHRELSHKIADRLGMELGKVVTKKFSNQETCVEIGESVRGEDVYIVQSGCGEINDNLMELLIMINACKIASASRVTAVIPCFPYARQDKKDKVGSRAPISAKLVANMLSVSGADHIITMDLHASQIQGFFDIPVDNLYAEPAVLKWIKENITEWKTCTIVSPDAGGAKRVTSIADRLNVDFALIHKERKRANEVDRMVLVGDVTDRVAILVDDMADTCGTICHAADKLISAGATKVYAILTHGIFSGPAISRINNACFEAVVVTNTIPQEEKMKTCPKIQVIDISMILAEAIRRTHNGESVSYLFSHVPL